From Mauremys mutica isolate MM-2020 ecotype Southern chromosome 23, ASM2049712v1, whole genome shotgun sequence, a single genomic window includes:
- the SLC30A2 gene encoding zinc transporter 2 isoform X3, giving the protein MLKYIPDTSSIELGLPGNQHCHSSRAAGSHYDSEKQRARRKLYIASVICLVFMTGEVIGGYLAHSLAIMTDAAHLLTDFASMMISLFSLWMASRPATKTMNFGWHRAEILGALLSVLSIWVVTGVLVYLAVERLLSNNYEIEGGAMLITSACAVAVNIIMGVTLHQSGHGHSHHGHSHHGHSKQRNTSVQAAFIHVVGDLLQSVGVLVAAYIIYFKPEYKYVDPICTFLFSILVLGTTLTILRDVVLVLMEGTPKGVDFNNVKEILLSINGVKALHSLHIWALTVSHPVLSVHIAINENADAQTILKEASSQLQGAFNFHTTTIQIENYSEDMRDCRECQSPSD; this is encoded by the exons ATGCTCAAGTACATTCCAGACACGTCCTCCATCGAGCTGGGCCTCCCGGGGAACCAGCATTGTCATTCCAGCCGGGCCGCTGGCAGCCACTATGATTCTGAAAAGCAGCGGGCTCGAAGGAAACTCTACATCGCATCCGTGATCTGCCTGGTCTTCATGACCGGAGAAGTCATAG GGGGATACCTGGCGCACAGCCTGGCCATCATGACAGACGCCGCCCACCTGCTGACGGACTTCGCCAGCATGATGATCAGTCTCTTTTCCCTGTGGATGGCCTCGCGGCCGGCTACCAAAACCATGAACTTTGGCTGGCACCGAGCAG AGatcctgggggccctgctctcGGTGCTGTCGATCTGGGTGGTGACCGGAGTCTTGGTTTATCTGGCAGTGGAGCGTCTGCTCTCGAACAACTACGAGATCGAAGGGGGCGCCATGCTCATCACCTCCGCCTGCGCTGTGGCGGTGAATATCAT AATGGGAGTCACTCTTCACCAGTCGGGTCATGGGCACAGCCACCACGGCCATAGCCACCACGGGCACAGCAAGCAGCGGAACACCAGCGTCCAGGCCGCCTTTATCCATGTGGTCGGGGACCTGCTGCAGAGCGTTGGCGTCCTGGTAGCTGCATACATCATATATTTCAAG CCAGAGTATAAATACGTAGACCCCATCTGTACCTTCCTGTTCTCAATCCTGGTCCTTGGAACGACGCTGACCATCCTCCGGGATGTCGTCCTTGTGCTGATGGAAG ggaccccaaaaggggTGGACTTCAACAACGTGAAGGAGATCTTGCTGTCCATCAACGGTGTGAAAGCCCTTCACAGCCTCCACATCTGGGCCCTGACTGTCTCGCACCCGGTGCTGTCAGTCCATATCGCTATCA ATGAAAACGCCGACGCCCAGACAATCTTGAAGGAGGCTAGTTCCCAACTGCAAGGGGCGTTCAACTTCCACACCACCACCATCCAGATTGAGAACTACTCGGAGGATATGAGAGACTGCCGGGAGTGCCAGAGCCCCTCTGACTGA
- the SLC30A2 gene encoding zinc transporter 2 isoform X1, giving the protein MADGEEKRHLLEEPRDRSYLSVSEKNFHNSMLKYIPDTSSIELGLPGNQHCHSSRAAGSHYDSEKQRARRKLYIASVICLVFMTGEVIGGYLAHSLAIMTDAAHLLTDFASMMISLFSLWMASRPATKTMNFGWHRAEILGALLSVLSIWVVTGVLVYLAVERLLSNNYEIEGGAMLITSACAVAVNIIMGVTLHQSGHGHSHHGHSHHGHSKQRNTSVQAAFIHVVGDLLQSVGVLVAAYIIYFKPEYKYVDPICTFLFSILVLGTTLTILRDVVLVLMEGTPKGVDFNNVKEILLSINGVKALHSLHIWALTVSHPVLSVHIAINENADAQTILKEASSQLQGAFNFHTTTIQIENYSEDMRDCRECQSPSD; this is encoded by the exons ATGGCGGACGGGGAGGAGAAGCGGCACCTGCTGGAGGAGCCCAGAGACAG GTCCTATCTGAGCGTCTCCGAGAAGAACTTTCACAATTCCATGCTCAAGTACATTCCAGACACGTCCTCCATCGAGCTGGGCCTCCCGGGGAACCAGCATTGTCATTCCAGCCGGGCCGCTGGCAGCCACTATGATTCTGAAAAGCAGCGGGCTCGAAGGAAACTCTACATCGCATCCGTGATCTGCCTGGTCTTCATGACCGGAGAAGTCATAG GGGGATACCTGGCGCACAGCCTGGCCATCATGACAGACGCCGCCCACCTGCTGACGGACTTCGCCAGCATGATGATCAGTCTCTTTTCCCTGTGGATGGCCTCGCGGCCGGCTACCAAAACCATGAACTTTGGCTGGCACCGAGCAG AGatcctgggggccctgctctcGGTGCTGTCGATCTGGGTGGTGACCGGAGTCTTGGTTTATCTGGCAGTGGAGCGTCTGCTCTCGAACAACTACGAGATCGAAGGGGGCGCCATGCTCATCACCTCCGCCTGCGCTGTGGCGGTGAATATCAT AATGGGAGTCACTCTTCACCAGTCGGGTCATGGGCACAGCCACCACGGCCATAGCCACCACGGGCACAGCAAGCAGCGGAACACCAGCGTCCAGGCCGCCTTTATCCATGTGGTCGGGGACCTGCTGCAGAGCGTTGGCGTCCTGGTAGCTGCATACATCATATATTTCAAG CCAGAGTATAAATACGTAGACCCCATCTGTACCTTCCTGTTCTCAATCCTGGTCCTTGGAACGACGCTGACCATCCTCCGGGATGTCGTCCTTGTGCTGATGGAAG ggaccccaaaaggggTGGACTTCAACAACGTGAAGGAGATCTTGCTGTCCATCAACGGTGTGAAAGCCCTTCACAGCCTCCACATCTGGGCCCTGACTGTCTCGCACCCGGTGCTGTCAGTCCATATCGCTATCA ATGAAAACGCCGACGCCCAGACAATCTTGAAGGAGGCTAGTTCCCAACTGCAAGGGGCGTTCAACTTCCACACCACCACCATCCAGATTGAGAACTACTCGGAGGATATGAGAGACTGCCGGGAGTGCCAGAGCCCCTCTGACTGA
- the SLC30A2 gene encoding zinc transporter 2 isoform X2 → MELGGQQTSFPVARSYLSVSEKNFHNSMLKYIPDTSSIELGLPGNQHCHSSRAAGSHYDSEKQRARRKLYIASVICLVFMTGEVIGGYLAHSLAIMTDAAHLLTDFASMMISLFSLWMASRPATKTMNFGWHRAEILGALLSVLSIWVVTGVLVYLAVERLLSNNYEIEGGAMLITSACAVAVNIIMGVTLHQSGHGHSHHGHSHHGHSKQRNTSVQAAFIHVVGDLLQSVGVLVAAYIIYFKPEYKYVDPICTFLFSILVLGTTLTILRDVVLVLMEGTPKGVDFNNVKEILLSINGVKALHSLHIWALTVSHPVLSVHIAINENADAQTILKEASSQLQGAFNFHTTTIQIENYSEDMRDCRECQSPSD, encoded by the exons ATGGAGCTGGGGGGCCAGCAAACTTCGTTCCCAGTTGCTAG GTCCTATCTGAGCGTCTCCGAGAAGAACTTTCACAATTCCATGCTCAAGTACATTCCAGACACGTCCTCCATCGAGCTGGGCCTCCCGGGGAACCAGCATTGTCATTCCAGCCGGGCCGCTGGCAGCCACTATGATTCTGAAAAGCAGCGGGCTCGAAGGAAACTCTACATCGCATCCGTGATCTGCCTGGTCTTCATGACCGGAGAAGTCATAG GGGGATACCTGGCGCACAGCCTGGCCATCATGACAGACGCCGCCCACCTGCTGACGGACTTCGCCAGCATGATGATCAGTCTCTTTTCCCTGTGGATGGCCTCGCGGCCGGCTACCAAAACCATGAACTTTGGCTGGCACCGAGCAG AGatcctgggggccctgctctcGGTGCTGTCGATCTGGGTGGTGACCGGAGTCTTGGTTTATCTGGCAGTGGAGCGTCTGCTCTCGAACAACTACGAGATCGAAGGGGGCGCCATGCTCATCACCTCCGCCTGCGCTGTGGCGGTGAATATCAT AATGGGAGTCACTCTTCACCAGTCGGGTCATGGGCACAGCCACCACGGCCATAGCCACCACGGGCACAGCAAGCAGCGGAACACCAGCGTCCAGGCCGCCTTTATCCATGTGGTCGGGGACCTGCTGCAGAGCGTTGGCGTCCTGGTAGCTGCATACATCATATATTTCAAG CCAGAGTATAAATACGTAGACCCCATCTGTACCTTCCTGTTCTCAATCCTGGTCCTTGGAACGACGCTGACCATCCTCCGGGATGTCGTCCTTGTGCTGATGGAAG ggaccccaaaaggggTGGACTTCAACAACGTGAAGGAGATCTTGCTGTCCATCAACGGTGTGAAAGCCCTTCACAGCCTCCACATCTGGGCCCTGACTGTCTCGCACCCGGTGCTGTCAGTCCATATCGCTATCA ATGAAAACGCCGACGCCCAGACAATCTTGAAGGAGGCTAGTTCCCAACTGCAAGGGGCGTTCAACTTCCACACCACCACCATCCAGATTGAGAACTACTCGGAGGATATGAGAGACTGCCGGGAGTGCCAGAGCCCCTCTGACTGA